GTTTTTCACGGGCTATCGGCCGCAGTTTTACTTCCGCACCACGGACGTGACGGGGAACCTGGCGCTTCCGGAGGGAGTGGAGATGGTGATGCCGGGCGACAACATCCGGATAGAAGTGGAACTGATCACGCCGATCGCGATGGAAAAAGAGCTTCGTTTCGCTATCCGCGAAGGCGGGCGCACCGTCGGAGCCGGCGTCGTCTCTGAGATTGTCGAATAAAATTACGAAATGGATCGCGAGTGAGGAGGATAAAGGGTGAGAGAAATAGTCACGATTGCCTGCAGCGAATGCAAGCAGCGAAATTATACGACGACCAAGGACAAAAAGAAACACCCGGAAAAACTCGAACTGCGGAAATACTGCAAGTTCTGCCAGACGCATACTTCCCATCGAGAAACTAAATGAGACATAGCGGGGCGACAATCGCCTCTGAACGTTTAGCGTGCAGGCCTGTAGCTCTAATTGGTCAGAGCGCCGGTCTCCAAAACCGGATGTTGGGGGTTCGAGTCCCTCCAGGCCTGCCAAATTTTGATCCGTTACCGGATTTTCCGGAGTACTAATGATCCAGAAATTTGTTGATTATGTGAAAAAGGTCAAGGCCGAGATGGAAAAGGTAGCATGGCCGACCAGGAAGGAATTAACCAGCTCCACCGGGGTGGTGCTGGTTCTGGTAGCGATCGTAACCGTCTTTCTTGCGATCGTGGATTTCTTCCTTTATACCATTGTTACCCGGATACTCGGCCTGTAAACCACGAGAACCTGATTGATGGCTGAAGAGAAAGAAAAAAAAGCAGGGGATAAAATCCCAGAACAACAGGACCAACAAGTAAGCACCTCACCGGAAGACGAAGCCGGAGAACCGGCTGAAGAGTCCTTTCCGCCGGAGGCTGCTCAGGAAACCGCAGAAGGTGAAGAGGCTCCCCAGCCGCCTCCTGATCTGGCCGGCCCGAAGGGACCGCCGGATCGTTCCGGCGATGAATCTTCTTCCGCTGAAATAGCAAGAGAGGCCGCAGAGGAGGTACCGGCAGACAAACCGTTGCCGGAGACGGAAGACGAAATGGCTGAGCTGCTGCCTTCCGGTCAACGCCCTCCAAAAGAGCAGGGCGAACAGGAGCCCGTGGCGAAGCCGGATCTTTCACTTCCCGAATCGGATGCGCTCATCGAGGAGATGCCCGAGGGCGTCGAGACGGAACGGGAGTCGACCGAGGAGGGAGAACAAGCGACCCTTCCTGAGGGAGAAGTCGCCGAAAAAAAACCCAGAACGGCCGCGCGGCCTGCTGTCAAAAAGACAGCCGGCCTTCCGAGCGAGGAAGAGGCGGAGAAGCGGTGGTACGTCATCCATGCGCATTCCGGCCACGAAAACAAGGTGAAGCAGACCCTCGAAAGCAAAGTGAAGCAGGAGCGGTTGGAGCATCTGGTTACGCAGATAATTGTACCCACTGAAGAGGTAGCCGAAGTAAAA
The DNA window shown above is from Candidatus Abyssobacteria bacterium SURF_5 and carries:
- the tuf gene encoding elongation factor Tu (EF-Tu; promotes GTP-dependent binding of aminoacyl-tRNA to the A-site of ribosomes during protein biosynthesis; when the tRNA anticodon matches the mRNA codon, GTP hydrolysis results; the inactive EF-Tu-GDP leaves the ribosome and release of GDP is promoted by elongation factor Ts; many prokaryotes have two copies of the gene encoding EF-Tu), which gives rise to FFTGYRPQFYFRTTDVTGNLALPEGVEMVMPGDNIRIEVELITPIAMEKELRFAIREGGRTVGAGVVSEIVE
- the secE gene encoding preprotein translocase subunit SecE; this encodes MIQKFVDYVKKVKAEMEKVAWPTRKELTSSTGVVLVLVAIVTVFLAIVDFFLYTIVTRILGL
- the rpmG gene encoding 50S ribosomal protein L33, with translation MREIVTIACSECKQRNYTTTKDKKKHPEKLELRKYCKFCQTHTSHRETK